From the Paenibacillus sp. MMS20-IR301 genome, the window ATGAACATGGCGGAGGATCTGCTGTCCCCCCATTTCCACGTATGGAACCGGATTCAATCCGAGATCAATTTGACGTTGCTGCTGTTGCCCCGGACTGCGGATTGTACTGGGGACAGCGATCACTGGAGCCCATCCAGCCGGGAGCTGTTGTCCGCCTTAGCTAACCGGCTGCTTGAGCAGGTGGACCACTATCTGAAGCAACACGTTATCATTGCCATCTCGGGTACAGCCAGGTTCCCGGAAGATATTCACGGTGTGTATTCCTCTGTCCTATCCAGTGTGATTAAGTCAGCGGAGCGGCAGGGGGTTATTGTTCTGGAGCAGCCGGGAATATCCCGAAGTATCGCTCCGCTGCGTTCCCTGTATCAGTCGCCCACCTTAATCCAGCTCATGGATCAGGGCAAGATGGAGAAGCTGAATGATAAATTCCAACAGATTTTCACTGAATTGGAGACACGGGAGTCCGATTCACGTGCCCATCTGCGTGAAGCCTATCTGCATCTGCTAAGCAGCTTTACTTATCTGGCCCATAAGAACGGCAAGGTGCTGGAGGATATTACTGGAACCGCATCTATCCATGCGGAACGCAGTGTGATTCATTCCGCCCGGCAGCTCAAAGCCTGGAGCCGTATCATTATAGAAGCCCTAATCGATCAGGGTCCGGCTGCCAATGATGAGACCCACCAGCAGCTGGTCAACAAAATCCACAGCTACATTCAAGAGAACCTTGAACGGGATGTGACCCTGCAATCCATCAGTGAGTATGTCTATCTGCACTCGGTCTATTTATCTAAGCTCTACAAAGAGATTACCGGGCTTAATCTCAGTGAATATATTCTGCGCGCCCGGATGACGGAGGCCAAGCGCCTGCTGGAGCACACCGCCTACAAAATCTATGAAATTACAGAGAAGGTGGGCTATCAGAGCCCGCAGCATTTCATCCGCAGATTTAAGCAGTACTACGGGGTCACTCCGGATATTTTCCGTAAACAGTAGATTTCCCTGAGTTTCAGGTAGTTAACAGACGTTCATGATCTTTAGAACCGATCATATGCTTCCCCTGGCTCTAGTGACATAATTAAGCAGGGAAGGATATTGATTCTTGGAGCATGGGGGAGCTATGGCATG encodes:
- a CDS encoding response regulator, with the translated sequence MYSLLIVDDHKHQVDTLAVTLPWEQFGITSVHKAYDSRLAQELLRDIPIDIMITDIRMPGISGLELISFINENQLDTDCILLTGYAEFEYAKKAIELHAVDYFIKPVRDELLLDTVDKIIDKRRRHQQHSRMFEHATAVLHQNLPLLKENLLLETLQGSGYTRNYLTEKLRMYQLPYAYGDSVKLMVINFESSFYETYTSADIKLLEYAVMNMAEDLLSPHFHVWNRIQSEINLTLLLLPRTADCTGDSDHWSPSSRELLSALANRLLEQVDHYLKQHVIIAISGTARFPEDIHGVYSSVLSSVIKSAERQGVIVLEQPGISRSIAPLRSLYQSPTLIQLMDQGKMEKLNDKFQQIFTELETRESDSRAHLREAYLHLLSSFTYLAHKNGKVLEDITGTASIHAERSVIHSARQLKAWSRIIIEALIDQGPAANDETHQQLVNKIHSYIQENLERDVTLQSISEYVYLHSVYLSKLYKEITGLNLSEYILRARMTEAKRLLEHTAYKIYEITEKVGYQSPQHFIRRFKQYYGVTPDIFRKQ